From the Paenibacillus tianjinensis genome, the window ATGACAGCGAATTCGGCTTGACCTCTTCTTTATATACGCAAAATCTTAATGTCGCCATGAAGGTTATCAAACGCCTGAAATATGGTGAAACCTATATTAACCGTGAGAACTTCGAAGCGATGCAGGGCTTCCATGCAGGCTGGCGGAAATCCGGCATCGGCGGAGCGGATGGTAAACATGGATTGAATGAATACCTGCAGACGCATGTAGTCTATCTGCAGTATGACAAATCAGTTAATTAAAAGAAACAGGAACGCAATTTTGGGATGATCATAATAATAAGTAAGAAGCTCCCGGGCAGCCCGGGAGCTTTTGTGATGTTGGCGATTATCAGGATTACACCTTATCGCAAACGGACTATAGGTTCTTCTTCAGATAATACTTGGTATGACCCTGAAGCGGGCAATCCTTGATCTCCCCGAAGATTTCGTACCCTTGCTTCTGATAGAAATGTGGTGCCTGCCAGCTCATTGTTGTCAATTCACTCACTTTACAGCCGCGCAGCCGGGCTCTGGCTTCCAGCTCTTGCAGAAGTTCACCGCCCAGACCCTTACCTCTGTACGTAGGGTCGACGGCCAGCAGGTGCACATTTAATATATTCCAGACGATATCCCCGGTGATACCGCCAATGAAGGTCCCATTCTCGTAAGCTGCCAGAGAGAGCTCTTCGCGTTCATACGGCGGAATGCTGTGATCCGCCCGCTGGCTGTGCTCTTCCAGTAATCTCGAGATTTCCCGCTGATTGTGCTGATGGTCCAGCTCTACTATTTCCAACGTACGTCCTCCTTATGCCTAAACTATGATAAGTATAATAGCAAGGATGAACTACTCCAAGTAATGAAACCTGTAGATTTTAATTAGGCCAACTGTTAGTATAATATTCATGTCATTAAGGATAGAGAAGAATGAGGGTAACGAAATGATGAAGGTGTTCAGGCACAAAGCGTATTTTACCGGAATACATGTATTGCTGTTTGTTTCTTTGTTAACAATACTTTACGCTTATTCCCCGACGATCCGGGTGAAGGTGAAAGAGATTATGGATCCTGCAGATAAAGTCTACACGATAGCCCACCGCGGCGCGTCCGGGTATGCTCCGGAGAACACTATCCCTGCTTTTGAGCTGGCGGCCGAGATGAAGGCGGATATTATTGAGATGGATATCCACTTAACCAAGGATGGGATTCCGGTCGTGATTCATGATGATACCGTTAACCGCACAACTAATGGCAAGGGCTATGTAAAAAACATGACCCTAGAGCAGCTGGAACGGCTAGATGCGGGAACCTGGTTCAACGAGGCCTACCCGATGTTTGCCCGGGACAAATATGCCGGCACTACCATTCCCACGCTTGACCAGGTATTTGAAACGTTCGGCAAAGAGATCAAATACATTCTGGAGATCAAGGATTCCGCACCAGGTACTGATATTGAAACCCTTATCAATGAATCCATTCAGAAATATGATCTGGAGGATGTGGTAGCCATTCATTCCTTCAGCGCAGGCAGCTTACGCAAATTCCACAGAATCAATCCGGACATTCCGTTATATCAGCTGGTCTGGTATGATTACAACGCAGTGAGAGTCTCAGAAACTTATCTGAAAGACATAAAATCATACGCAGTAGGTATTAGCCCGAATTTTCAGGGGATCAGTTCGGCTTATGTAGCACAGGTTAAGAATTTCGGGCTCAAGGTAATGCCTTATACAGTAAATTATCAGCTCAACATGGATAAAGCCTATTCCTGGGGTGTGGATGGAGTTTATACCAATTTTCCTGACCGTCTGCTTGAAGTCATTCACACCAACAGAGATAATGCCCAGTGGTAAAACGATTGAGCCAGGAGAAGGCTGCGGCTTATAGATAAAAGGGTCCATTTCTTGTTCTTTACCCGGAACAGGAAATGGACCCTTTTTGTCTTACAGCGTGCTGAACACGATGTTGCGGAGCTTGCGGGTAACGGCCATCGTGCCGGCATCCTTTTTCTGAACCATAAACAATACGGTCAGCGCATCTGCTGGGCTGTTGGTGAAATAAGCCCCAAGCCAGCCGTCCCAGCCGTATTCACCCCGGCTGCCAAGGCAACCGGCTTTCCCTGGCTCAGTCATGATGCGCATCTGGTTACCATAACTATGTCCGCACAGAGAATGCCATGTATCGAAGCCTTTTTGCTGCCAGCTGCTTAAGGAAGCCGAGGTCATATATTGAACCGTTCTAGGCTTCAATAAAGTCACTCCGTTTAGAGATCCTTGATTCATCAGCATCGTCGTAAATTTGGCCGCATCGTCAATCGTAGACGCAAGTCCTGCTCCGCCGGACTCAAACAACGGTTCCCGGTCCATCTGATGAACGATGCCTAGATGACTTTCCGCGTACAGCTTAAGTCCGCCTTCGCCGTCATCCTGATAGGTGTTCACAAGACGCGCTCTTTTATCTCCAGACAGCCAGAAGCCGGTATCCTGCATTCCCAGCGGGTCGAACATTTCTTTTTGCAAAAATTGCCCGTAGCGCATGCCGCTAACCGCTTCCACAATTGCGCCAAGAACGTCCGCCGACGTTCCGTATTGCCAGTACGATCCCGGGTCGAATGAAAGGGGGCCTTGGCCCAGGCGGTTAGCGAATTCCATGGTGCTCATCGCGTTATCCGTGTACAAACGGCTGCCCAGTTCCTGGAACAAAACGTCTGTATGCTGCCCGGCTTTGTCCGTTCCGCCGTATACCAGACCAGAGGTCATGTTCAGCAAATCGTGTATGCACACCTCCCGGCTGGCAGGCACCAGTTCACCGTTTTTCTCAACCAGCTGGTTTTTGAAACCCGGTATATAGCGGCTTACAGGATCGAACAAATCGATTTCCCCACGCTCGAGCAGCATCATGACGGAAGCGGCGGTGACCGGTTTCGTCATTGAGTATAAACGATAAATCGAATCCCTTGTAATAGGGCGTCCAGACTCTATGTCAGCCATACCGTCCTCATGGTAAAAAACTTCACTCCCGTCCTTGATCACCATAAAGTTCGCGCCGGCGATTTCGTTGTTGTCGATGCTTGCTTTCAGCGTTTTTTTCAATTGGTTGGTTATGTTTGGCTCCAGCATTTGGCCTATGTCTCCTTCTCAATTCACAATGTACTATAGAAAATAGTAAACGCTTTTATGGCGGTTGTATAGTGCCGCATCAAATAATGAATGAACGAAGCCCGGGAATGACATCCTAAGGAAGTAGTATACATCTCAGTTCCCCGAGGAGGATTCTTGTATGACTCACCAGTTAAAAAGAAGAGAAGATGCCTGGAAGTCACGAAAGCAAGATCAGCATCCCCATGGTAAAATCAAATCGCTTAAGACCTTGTCCAGCGAATATGACGAGAAGCATACTACGACTTTGTAAGGAAGAGAAGGGCTGCCTGAGCATTTGCCGGCAGTCTTTCTTTTGCTGCATAAAAACACTTTGACGAATTCAATTTTATGGCGTACGATAAACGCATCAAATAAATTTGATTTGATGAGGTTAATCTATGGATACAGAACAACAATCACGGCTTTTTACGAATTACGAACAAAAGTTCAAGGCGCTGGCCGATCAGAAGCGTTTAGCGATTTTACTCGAAATTAATAAACATTCTGAAGTCTGTGTGTGTGATCTGGAGGGAATTGTAGATCTTCCGCAATCTAAGCTGTCTTATCACCTTAAGCTGTTGTTTGATGCAGATTTAATTAAATGCCGGCGAGAAGGCCGCTGGAATTATTACAGTATCAATGAGAAGGTTATGAAGTATCTTTTGCCGGACGACGTATGTTGTGTTTTTTACCCGCCGACTACATAAAGCGCGGGTAAAAATTTGCTCTACCCATCAAAATAATTTGATGGATAATAACTGGATAAGAACAATCTATATAGATTGAACTTAAAAACTTGAGATAAGGAAAGGAGTGCCGGAGGGGGATTTTGGAACTGTAGGAGCGTTAGCGACCGCATTTGTCTCCGGATTTCAACTGCTAACAGCAGAATAAATCAAGAAATCTGGGGACAACAGCGGCCGAAAGTCCAAATATCCACCGTAGGTGCGACTGATCCTGTACTCTAAAAACTTTAAGTTCATTCAATATAGACGATAATGAAAGAAGGTATATACGATGGTGAAGCTAAACCCGGAATTTTTAAATTACATAATTGACAACAATTTAACTCAAGACATCCTAAAGGGACAATTTGGCCTTGAAAAAGAGAACACTCGGGTCGATAAGCGGGGGAATCTTGCCCTAACTCCGCACCCGAAAGCCTTTGGCTCAAAAATGGATCATCCTTATATCAAAACGGATTTTTCGGAAAGTCAAGTGGAGATGATAACCCCCGTCTTCCGTACCATTGAGGAGACCTATCATTTCCTGGATGCACTTCAGGATATCGTGACGCTAGAATTGGGCGATGAGTATTTGTGGACCAGCAGTAATCCACCGGCGCTGCCGCATGAAGAGGATATTCCCGTTGCCCGGATGAATGACCCCTTTGAAGACGCTTATAGGGAGAAGCTGGCCAGAAAGTATGGAAAAAAGAAGCAGCTGCTCAGCGGAATCCACTTTAATTTTTCGTTCGATGAGGATTTTCTGCAAAGGCTATATCATGCTTCACAAAGTCATGGTGGCTTTAAGCAATTCAAAGACGGAGTTTATTTAAAAGTTGCACGGAACATTCTGAAATACCGCTGGTTACTGATTTATTTGACAGGCGCAAGTCCCGTATTTAATAAATCCTATGTAGAACAATGTGTTTCCTTAAGCGATCAGTTAGATGACGAGAGTCACTTCTTCCCCAATATGAGTTCACTCCGCAATAGTGTGTGCGGTTACCGGAATGAAAAACCTTTGTATGTTTCGTTTCAATCTATAGATGAATATGTGCGCGATTTGAGGGATTTGGTTCTTTCTAAGGAATTGCTGAGTGCAAAAGAGTTTTACAGCCCCATCCGGTTGAAGCCGGCGAAAGGGGAGCATCCGCTTCAGGAGCTTCAGGATCACGGGGTAGCTTACATAGAACTAAGGATGTTTGATTTGAACCCGCTTTTTAAGAACGGAATCGCTTTGCAGACCTTGAAGTTTGTGCATTTATTTCTTGTCTATCTTCTGCTGAAGCAGGATGAACCCTTTACCCAACAAGAACAGCAGCAAGCGGATTTAAACGTGGACGTACTTCTGATGACAGGGCTCCATGGGGAACTACGGGATAAGGGCTTATCCATTATTGATGAAATGCTAAAAATGAACAAATCACTTCAGCCTGACGATCAGGCAATGGTCCAGTATCTGAAAGAGCAAAAGAACATTCTAATGAACCCGGAGCTTAGTTACGCCTCTGTCATTAAAGCAGAAATTCAGGCTTCATCCTATTTGGATTATCACCTGGATAGGGCAAAGCAATATGCAGAGGAAAGCTCCGGAGCCGGATACAAGTTCACAGGTTACGAAGATTTAGAATTGTCGACTCAGCTTTTATTAAAAGCTGCTGTTAAGCGCGGAATCCGCTTTGAGCTCATAGATCGTGATGATAACTTTGTCGTCCTTACAAAAGGAGACCATCAAGAATACGTAAAACAGGCAACAAAAACCGCCTTAGATTCCTATAGCACAGTTCTAATCATGGAAAATAAGATTGTTACGAAGGAAGTTCTGAAGCATCACGGAATTCGGGTTCCGGCCGGAAAAGCTTATCAAAGCCCACAAGAGGCTATAAAGGATTATGAACTTCATCGGGAAAGAAAAATTGTAATTAAACCGAAATCAACCAATTTTGGACTGGGCATCACCATTTTCCCCCATAGCTTTACA encodes:
- a CDS encoding GNAT family N-acetyltransferase translates to MEIVELDHQHNQREISRLLEEHSQRADHSIPPYEREELSLAAYENGTFIGGITGDIVWNILNVHLLAVDPTYRGKGLGGELLQELEARARLRGCKVSELTTMSWQAPHFYQKQGYEIFGEIKDCPLQGHTKYYLKKNL
- a CDS encoding glycerophosphodiester phosphodiesterase, with the translated sequence MSLRIEKNEGNEMMKVFRHKAYFTGIHVLLFVSLLTILYAYSPTIRVKVKEIMDPADKVYTIAHRGASGYAPENTIPAFELAAEMKADIIEMDIHLTKDGIPVVIHDDTVNRTTNGKGYVKNMTLEQLERLDAGTWFNEAYPMFARDKYAGTTIPTLDQVFETFGKEIKYILEIKDSAPGTDIETLINESIQKYDLEDVVAIHSFSAGSLRKFHRINPDIPLYQLVWYDYNAVRVSETYLKDIKSYAVGISPNFQGISSAYVAQVKNFGLKVMPYTVNYQLNMDKAYSWGVDGVYTNFPDRLLEVIHTNRDNAQW
- a CDS encoding serine hydrolase domain-containing protein: MKKTLKASIDNNEIAGANFMVIKDGSEVFYHEDGMADIESGRPITRDSIYRLYSMTKPVTAASVMMLLERGEIDLFDPVSRYIPGFKNQLVEKNGELVPASREVCIHDLLNMTSGLVYGGTDKAGQHTDVLFQELGSRLYTDNAMSTMEFANRLGQGPLSFDPGSYWQYGTSADVLGAIVEAVSGMRYGQFLQKEMFDPLGMQDTGFWLSGDKRARLVNTYQDDGEGGLKLYAESHLGIVHQMDREPLFESGGAGLASTIDDAAKFTTMLMNQGSLNGVTLLKPRTVQYMTSASLSSWQQKGFDTWHSLCGHSYGNQMRIMTEPGKAGCLGSRGEYGWDGWLGAYFTNSPADALTVLFMVQKKDAGTMAVTRKLRNIVFSTL
- a CDS encoding DUF6254 family protein, producing MTHQLKRREDAWKSRKQDQHPHGKIKSLKTLSSEYDEKHTTTL
- a CDS encoding ArsR/SmtB family transcription factor; this translates as MDTEQQSRLFTNYEQKFKALADQKRLAILLEINKHSEVCVCDLEGIVDLPQSKLSYHLKLLFDADLIKCRREGRWNYYSINEKVMKYLLPDDVCCVFYPPTT
- the gshAB gene encoding bifunctional glutamate--cysteine ligase GshA/glutathione synthetase GshB; amino-acid sequence: MVKLNPEFLNYIIDNNLTQDILKGQFGLEKENTRVDKRGNLALTPHPKAFGSKMDHPYIKTDFSESQVEMITPVFRTIEETYHFLDALQDIVTLELGDEYLWTSSNPPALPHEEDIPVARMNDPFEDAYREKLARKYGKKKQLLSGIHFNFSFDEDFLQRLYHASQSHGGFKQFKDGVYLKVARNILKYRWLLIYLTGASPVFNKSYVEQCVSLSDQLDDESHFFPNMSSLRNSVCGYRNEKPLYVSFQSIDEYVRDLRDLVLSKELLSAKEFYSPIRLKPAKGEHPLQELQDHGVAYIELRMFDLNPLFKNGIALQTLKFVHLFLVYLLLKQDEPFTQQEQQQADLNVDVLLMTGLHGELRDKGLSIIDEMLKMNKSLQPDDQAMVQYLKEQKNILMNPELSYASVIKAEIQASSYLDYHLDRAKQYAEESSGAGYKFTGYEDLELSTQLLLKAAVKRGIRFELIDRDDNFVVLTKGDHQEYVKQATKTALDSYSTVLIMENKIVTKEVLKHHGIRVPAGKAYQSPQEAIKDYELHRERKIVIKPKSTNFGLGITIFPHSFTEEDYQQAVEMAFAHDRTILLEEFISGKEYRFLVMGDEVVGILHRVPANVVGDGIQTIEQLVSQKNKDPLRGRGYRTSLERIQLGEAEKLFLRNQSLNTFDIPRPGEIIYLRENSNISTGGDSIDYTDDIPESYKQLAIRAAKAAGATFCGVDMMIGDSNVEANEDNYGIIEINFNPAIHIHCYPYQGKNRRADDKILDLLFGPVYMQSLL